The Arthrobacter sp. NicSoilC5 genome has a window encoding:
- a CDS encoding antitoxin, producing the protein MGLIDDLKGKAQGLIRGNEQAIKDGITKAGDFVDTRTGGKYAGHVDKIQDGASKLVDKNGTPGQEPAAEQVPPAAPGNPVPPVDRAP; encoded by the coding sequence GTGGGTTTGATTGACGATCTAAAGGGCAAGGCTCAGGGTCTCATCCGCGGCAACGAGCAGGCCATCAAGGACGGCATCACCAAGGCCGGCGATTTCGTCGACACCAGGACCGGCGGCAAGTACGCAGGCCACGTCGACAAGATCCAGGATGGCGCTTCCAAGCTCGTTGACAAGAACGGCACCCCGGGGCAGGAACCTGCCGCCGAGCAGGTTCCCCCGGCAGCTCCTGGAAATCCGGTTCCGCCGGTTGACAGGGCTCCGTAA